One Aquarana catesbeiana isolate 2022-GZ linkage group LG11, ASM4218655v1, whole genome shotgun sequence genomic window carries:
- the LOC141112200 gene encoding uncharacterized protein: MTEQKLTNQEIQALDNLVALLDENELENPLTQENTHDPDRNMDVIPTPHTQVCTLKNKSTLYPSPSSNPNAAAFLKLVSTDINRMKNFPHPYSNFSRDERLALEALSRNHDVVIKPSDKGGNVVVMDSAQYTEMCMDILQNHEWYRPIPKSLLDKFTHDFYTLVDTAFQYNAISKQLWEFIRTSHPKEATFYALPKLHKQKKKPPGRPIISGCGSLTENLSRVVDNHLKPLVTCLSSYVRDTIHFLQIIQDIHIEEGTQLVAIDVESLYCTIPHAKGLSAIQHILQQYSDSEPKYIEFILASLEFILNHNFFCFDGSHYLQVQGVAMGTCCAPSYANLYLGEWEHSLLVQESLSVYMRHVITWRRYIDDIFMIWDGPTELLHEFLNCINKNDFNLKFTMTHSPKEITFLDVLVQRSPDGNLSSELYRKPTAGNSLLHASSFHPKPLLTSIPYSQYLRARRNCSDDTRFKMEANALKKRLLERGYSNTCLKKKKKKKAYKRALNQSRRDLLNAQKQPSKDETIRIITTYSSEHRQIKRILNKYWHLLTMDQTLAPFVPSAPTVTYRRPPSIGDKIVNSEYKTCKGDPCKVLGTYMCGGCHYCQYMDKRKNIILPNGQRFTPKHYVNCKTPAIVYLLTCECGCYYVGKTINEFWKRIYQHLGTIRKRDPDLPIGRHMAMAHPSSTPKVYFLALDRIHFSPRGGDSNKRLLQCELRWIHNLRANHPPGLNGAFNFKPFLPGFTSGVCELDL, encoded by the coding sequence ATGACGGAACAGAAGCTCACAAATCAAGAGATTCAAGCATTAGATAATCTTGTTGCTTTGCTAGACGAAAACGAACTTGAAAATCCTCTGACTCAGGAAAACACCCATGACCCCGACAGGAACATGGATGTTATACCTACCCCACATACGCAAGTATGTACATTGAAAAATAAATCCACCCTATATCCCTCGCCTAGCTCCAACCCCAACGCCGCAGCTTTTCTCAAATTGGTATCAACAGATATCAATAGAATGAAAAACTTCCCACATCCATACTCCAATTTCAGCCGTGATGAACGGTTGGCTCTGGAGGCGCTGTCACGCAACCACGACGTTGTcattaaaccctctgacaagggtggcaacgtcgtGGTTATGGACAGTGCACAATATACTGAGATGTGCATGGATATATTACAAAATCATGAGTGGTATCGCCCCATCCCCAAATCTCTATTGGACAAATTCACTCACGACTTTTATACACTTGTTGATACTGCATTTCAATATAATGCAATATCCAAACAACTTTGGGAGTTCATTAGGACTAGCCACCCCAAAGAGGCAACTTTCTATGCGTTACCAAAGttgcacaaacaaaagaaaaaaccaccgGGCAGACCTATCATCTCAGGCTGCGGAAGCCTAACAGAAAACCTCAGTCGTGTAGTTGATAACCATCTAAAGCCTTTAGTTACTTGCCTATCATCGTATGTACGCGATACAATTCATTTCTTACAGATTATTCAAGACATACACATAGAAGAAGGCACCCAATTGGTAGCCATCGATGTGGAATCCTTGTACTGCACCATTCCCCACGCTAAAGGGTTATCGGCCATACAACACATTTTGCAACAATATAGCGATTCTGAACCCAAATATATTGAATTCATCCTGGCCTCTCTTGAGTTTATACTCAACCATAACTTCTTTTGCTttgacggttcccactacctccaggtacagggcgtggcgatggggacttgttgtgccccatcgtacgccaacctgtacctgggggagtgggaacattcactgcttgtcCAGGAGTCGTTGTCTGTGTATATGCGCCATGTTATTACATGGCGACGTTACATAgacgatatcttcatgatatgggacGGGCCAACTGAATTACTACATGAATTTCTTAATTGTATTAACAAGAACGacttcaatttaaaatttacaatgaCCCACAGTccaaaggaaattacatttttggatgtactgGTCCAAAGATCACCAGATGGCAATCTCTCCAGTGAACTATACCGAAAACCCACAGCCGGTAATTCATTGTTGCACGCAAGTAGTTTCCACCCCAAGCCCCTTCTAACctctataccatatagtcaatatctaAGAGCACGCCGTAACTGCTCCGATGATACTAGATTTAAAATGGAAGCCAATGCCCTAAAaaagagactcctcgaaagaggatactcaaacacctgtttaaaaaaaaaaaaaaaaaaaaaagcgtataaacGAGCGCTCAACCAATCTCGTCGTGACctacttaatgcacaaaaacaacccAGTAAAGATGAAACAATTAGAATCATCACGACATATTCTTCAGAACATAGGCAGATAAAGCGCATTCTAAATAAATACTGGCACTTATTAACTATGGACCAAACTttggccccctttgtccccagtgccccAACAGTCACCTATAGGAGGCCACCATCTATAGGAGACAAAATAGTTAACAGTGAGTACAAAACTTGCAAAGGCGATCCATGCAAAGTATTGGGAACATATATGTGTGGGGGCTGCCACTATTGCCAATATATGGACAaacgaaaaaatattattctgccTAATGGCCAAAGGTTTACCCCCAAGCACTACGTTAATTGCAAAACCCCAGCAATAGTATATTTACTGACTTGCGAATGCGGGTGctactatgttggtaagaccataaacgagttctggaaacgcatttaccaacatcttggcaccatacgcaaacgcgaTCCAGACCTCCCTATTGGTCGCCATATGGCAATGGCTCATCCCTCATCGACCCCCAAAGTATACTTTTTGGCCCTTGATCGCATCCACTTCAGTCCAAGAGGAGGAGATTCTAACAAGCGTCTTCTCCAATGCGAACTGAGATGGATACACAATCTACGGGCCAACCATCCACCTGGCCTAAACGGGGCCTTCAACTTCAAACCATTTCTGCCTGGGTTCACATCAGGGGTCTGCGAACTAGATCTATAG